In Streptomyces dangxiongensis, one DNA window encodes the following:
- a CDS encoding carbohydrate ABC transporter permease — protein MKRSLIGRIWPNATAVVLFAGFVFPVYWMFATAFKPTGDIIADDPVWFPTHATLSHFEKAVDADHFWTLVLNSVTVTVLSVLFSLVIALFAAFALTRMRFRGRRGLIVTFMLAQMAPWEVMIIAIYMLVRDNDMLDSLVPLTVFYTMMVLPLTILTLRGYVAAVPKELEESAMVDGCTRFQAFVKVIFPLLAPGLMATSLFGFVTAWNEFPLVLILNKDVEKQTLPLWLSQFQTAFGDDWGATMAASSLFALPILILFIFLQRKAVSGLTDGAVKG, from the coding sequence GTGAAGCGCTCGCTCATCGGCCGCATCTGGCCCAACGCGACCGCCGTCGTCCTCTTCGCCGGCTTCGTGTTCCCCGTGTACTGGATGTTCGCGACGGCCTTCAAGCCGACCGGCGACATCATCGCCGACGACCCGGTGTGGTTCCCGACGCACGCCACGCTCTCCCACTTCGAGAAGGCCGTCGACGCGGACCACTTCTGGACCCTGGTCCTCAACTCCGTCACCGTCACGGTCCTGTCGGTGCTCTTCTCGCTCGTCATCGCCCTGTTCGCGGCGTTCGCCCTCACCCGGATGCGGTTCCGGGGCCGGCGCGGTCTCATCGTGACGTTCATGCTGGCGCAGATGGCCCCCTGGGAGGTCATGATCATCGCCATCTACATGCTCGTCCGCGACAACGACATGCTCGACAGCCTGGTCCCGCTCACCGTCTTCTACACCATGATGGTGCTTCCGCTGACCATCCTGACGCTCCGCGGCTACGTCGCCGCCGTGCCCAAGGAGCTGGAGGAGTCCGCGATGGTCGACGGCTGCACCCGTTTCCAGGCCTTCGTCAAGGTGATCTTCCCGCTGCTCGCGCCCGGCCTGATGGCGACCTCGCTGTTCGGGTTCGTCACCGCCTGGAACGAGTTCCCGCTCGTCCTGATCCTCAACAAGGACGTCGAGAAGCAGACCCTCCCGCTGTGGCTGTCGCAGTTCCAGACCGCCTTCGGCGACGACTGGGGGGCCACGATGGCCGCCTCGTCCCTGTTCGCGCTGCCCATCCTGATCCTCTTCATCTTCCTGCAACGCAAGGCAGTCAGCGGTCTCACCGACGGCGCCGTGAAGGGATGA
- a CDS encoding carbohydrate ABC transporter permease: MSVQTEGTDTAGEPAVRKAGVPAPPPGEDRTSAGTPSRRAAAAPYLLLLPALLATLVLLGWPLVKNGMLSFQNLNPRQLIQHLTEWNGVDNYREVLTGGEFWHVVERSVVFTAVNVVLIMVFGTLIGLLLARLGSKMRLLLMVGLVLAWAMPIIAATTVYQWLFAQRFGVVNWVLDKLGWHSMADHNWLETQFSTFAVVTLLIVWQSIPFVAINLYAATTTIPRELYEAASLDGAGSWQNFTSVTLPFLRPFLYATTFLEVIWVFKSFAQIFAMNEGGPDHLTETLPIYAYVQGVGNQHFGLGAAISFLTVLVLLAITSYYLRMVLKQEEDEL; the protein is encoded by the coding sequence ATGTCAGTGCAGACCGAAGGCACGGACACGGCCGGGGAGCCCGCTGTCCGCAAGGCCGGGGTACCGGCCCCGCCGCCAGGTGAGGACCGCACCTCGGCCGGGACCCCGTCCCGGCGCGCCGCCGCCGCCCCCTACCTGCTCCTGCTGCCCGCGCTGCTGGCCACCCTGGTGCTGCTCGGCTGGCCGCTGGTCAAGAACGGCATGCTGTCGTTCCAGAACCTCAACCCGCGGCAGCTCATCCAGCACCTCACCGAGTGGAACGGCGTCGACAACTACCGGGAGGTGCTGACCGGCGGGGAGTTCTGGCACGTCGTCGAGCGTTCCGTCGTCTTCACCGCCGTCAACGTCGTCCTGATCATGGTGTTCGGCACCCTGATCGGGCTGCTGCTCGCCCGGCTCGGCAGCAAGATGCGGCTGCTGCTCATGGTGGGCCTCGTCCTCGCCTGGGCCATGCCGATCATCGCGGCGACCACCGTCTACCAGTGGCTGTTCGCCCAGCGCTTCGGCGTCGTCAACTGGGTGCTGGACAAGCTCGGCTGGCACTCCATGGCCGACCACAACTGGCTGGAGACCCAGTTCTCCACCTTCGCCGTGGTCACTCTGCTCATCGTCTGGCAGTCGATCCCCTTCGTGGCGATCAACCTCTACGCCGCCACCACCACGATCCCCAGGGAGCTGTACGAGGCCGCCTCCCTGGACGGCGCCGGCTCCTGGCAGAACTTCACCTCCGTGACCCTGCCCTTCCTGCGGCCGTTCCTGTACGCCACGACGTTCCTCGAAGTCATCTGGGTCTTCAAGTCGTTCGCGCAGATCTTCGCCATGAACGAGGGCGGCCCCGACCACCTCACCGAGACCCTGCCGATCTACGCCTACGTCCAGGGCGTCGGCAACCAGCACTTCGGACTCGGCGCGGCGATCTCCTTCCTGACCGTCCTGGTGCTGCTCGCCATCACCTCGTACTACCTGCGCATGGTGCTCAAGCAAGAGGAGGACGAGCTGTGA
- a CDS encoding extracellular solute-binding protein, translating into MKRKLAAAIVIAGMMVSVSACGGDDGDDSGKNAGPDSFKGQTLTVWAMDGSTPDQWSKDVTAAFEKKTGAKLKFETQKWDGIQQKITTALSESTPPDVLEVGNTQTPAYAATGGLADLSDLKQEIGADWTPSVSRSSVYEGKQYAAPWYFANRVVIYNKKIWAKAGIKDTPKTRDEFFRDLETIGKKTDAEPLYLPGQNWYFFDGLTIGQGADLVKKDGGKYVSNLGDPKVAKAMEIYKKYASYSKAPKDKDEATPQQAEVFAKGRTGAFIGMGWEAGTAVTANKAIEKDLGYFTIPGESADKPEGVFLGGSNLAVAQGSKKQALAKEFLKIALSDQYEGELAKLNGVIPNKQALESNLKGNAVAEAAAPGAAAGGTTPLIPEWGAVENSPNPIKSYMTAVLNGKSPADAAKQVEGEINKRLAQQN; encoded by the coding sequence GTGAAGCGCAAGCTTGCGGCCGCGATCGTGATCGCGGGCATGATGGTCTCCGTGTCGGCGTGCGGCGGAGACGACGGCGACGACAGCGGCAAGAACGCGGGGCCGGACAGTTTCAAGGGGCAGACCCTGACGGTCTGGGCGATGGACGGCTCGACGCCGGACCAGTGGTCCAAGGACGTCACGGCCGCCTTCGAGAAGAAGACCGGCGCCAAGCTGAAGTTCGAGACGCAGAAGTGGGACGGGATCCAGCAGAAGATCACCACCGCCCTCTCCGAGTCCACCCCGCCGGACGTGCTGGAGGTCGGCAACACCCAGACCCCGGCCTACGCGGCCACCGGCGGCCTGGCCGACCTGAGCGACCTCAAGCAGGAGATCGGCGCCGACTGGACGCCGTCGGTCTCCCGGTCCTCGGTCTACGAGGGCAAGCAGTACGCCGCCCCCTGGTACTTCGCCAACCGCGTGGTCATCTACAACAAGAAGATCTGGGCGAAGGCCGGCATCAAGGACACCCCCAAGACCCGGGACGAGTTCTTCCGGGACCTGGAGACCATCGGCAAGAAGACCGACGCCGAGCCGCTCTACCTGCCCGGCCAGAACTGGTACTTCTTCGACGGCCTGACCATCGGCCAGGGTGCCGACCTGGTGAAGAAGGACGGCGGCAAGTACGTCTCCAACCTCGGTGACCCGAAGGTCGCCAAGGCCATGGAGATCTACAAGAAGTACGCCTCCTACTCCAAGGCCCCCAAGGACAAGGACGAGGCCACCCCGCAGCAGGCCGAGGTCTTCGCCAAGGGCAGGACCGGCGCCTTCATCGGCATGGGCTGGGAGGCCGGCACCGCCGTCACCGCCAACAAGGCGATCGAGAAGGACCTCGGTTACTTCACCATCCCCGGCGAGAGCGCGGACAAGCCCGAGGGCGTCTTCCTCGGCGGCTCCAACCTCGCCGTCGCACAGGGCAGCAAGAAGCAGGCCCTGGCCAAGGAGTTCCTGAAGATCGCCCTGTCGGACCAGTACGAGGGCGAGCTGGCCAAGCTCAACGGCGTCATCCCGAACAAGCAGGCCCTGGAGAGCAACCTCAAGGGCAACGCCGTCGCCGAGGCCGCCGCTCCCGGCGCCGCCGCCGGTGGCACCACCCCGCTGATCCCCGAGTGGGGCGCGGTGGAGAACAGCCCCAACCCGATCAAGTCCTACATGACCGCCGTGCTCAACGGTAAGTCTCCGGCGGACGCCGCCAAGCAGGTCGAGGGCGAGATCAACAAGCGCCTGGCCCAGCAGAACTAG
- a CDS encoding GntR family transcriptional regulator: MTTDVSSAQPHRGAPGRTARVPKYYRIKQQLLSMAEALQPGSAMPAERLLAVRFDTSRTTVRQALQELVGEGRLDRIQGKGTFVAQPKLYRTLQLTSHTEDMRAQGLTPASQTLDVGEVPADEKLAGLLGIGIGERVLRIERLRLASGDPMAIETTHLSVRRFPGLRRSLAGCPSLYTALAEVYGVHLAEADETIETSLSTPREAQLLGTDVGLPMLLLSRHSRDAEGSPVEWVRSVYRGSRYKFVAALHRPGAPVVRRRTVPADRDGLGHA; this comes from the coding sequence ATGACCACCGACGTCAGCAGCGCCCAGCCGCACAGAGGCGCACCCGGCCGCACCGCGCGCGTGCCGAAGTACTACCGGATCAAGCAACAGCTCCTCAGCATGGCCGAGGCGCTCCAGCCCGGTTCGGCCATGCCCGCGGAACGGCTGCTCGCCGTCCGGTTCGACACCTCGCGGACCACCGTCCGCCAGGCGCTCCAGGAACTCGTCGGCGAGGGCCGGCTCGACCGGATCCAGGGCAAGGGCACCTTCGTCGCGCAGCCCAAGCTGTACCGCACGCTCCAGCTCACCTCGCACACCGAGGACATGCGGGCGCAGGGCCTCACGCCCGCCTCGCAGACGCTGGACGTCGGGGAGGTGCCCGCGGACGAGAAGCTGGCGGGCCTGCTCGGCATCGGGATCGGCGAACGGGTGCTGCGCATCGAGCGGCTGCGGCTGGCCAGCGGCGACCCGATGGCGATCGAGACGACCCACCTGTCCGTACGGCGCTTCCCCGGCCTGCGCCGTTCCCTGGCCGGCTGCCCGTCGCTGTACACGGCACTCGCCGAGGTGTACGGCGTCCATCTCGCCGAGGCCGACGAGACCATCGAGACCTCGCTGTCGACACCGCGCGAGGCGCAGTTGCTCGGCACCGACGTGGGGCTGCCGATGCTCCTGCTGTCCCGGCACTCACGGGACGCGGAGGGCTCCCCCGTGGAGTGGGTGCGCTCGGTGTACCGGGGCTCCCGCTACAAGTTCGTCGCCGCCCTGCACCGGCCGGGCGCCCCGGTGGTCCGGCGCAGGACGGTCCCCGCGGACCGGGACGGACTCGGCCACGCCTGA
- a CDS encoding DUF6299 family protein — translation MPLRPALVTALCAAALLCAAAPAGAVPSRAVADPTETITVDTVARLASDGSVTLSGTYRCVGGTGPVLVSSSVSQGDPRSRYDIGGDLARCDGAEHRWENSGQVSSEVLRAGAAHIEATLTELRPSGLLLLPAFHAVTGQDVTLVQE, via the coding sequence ATGCCCCTGCGCCCCGCCCTCGTCACGGCCCTCTGCGCCGCCGCCCTGCTGTGCGCCGCCGCCCCGGCCGGCGCCGTCCCCTCCAGGGCCGTCGCCGACCCCACCGAGACCATCACCGTCGACACCGTCGCCCGGCTGGCGTCCGACGGCTCGGTGACGCTCTCGGGGACCTACCGCTGCGTCGGCGGCACCGGCCCGGTCCTCGTCAGCTCCTCGGTCAGCCAGGGCGACCCCCGGAGCCGGTACGACATCGGTGGCGACCTGGCCCGGTGCGACGGTGCCGAACACCGCTGGGAGAACTCCGGGCAGGTCTCGTCCGAGGTGCTGCGGGCCGGGGCGGCGCACATCGAGGCCACCCTCACGGAGCTGCGCCCCTCGGGCCTCCTGCTGCTGCCGGCCTTCCACGCGGTGACCGGCCAGGACGTCACGCTCGTCCAGGAGTGA
- a CDS encoding RidA family protein gives MTTERVNPPALSPPTGFSHAVVATGSRVVFLAGQTALDADGKVTGDTLPEQFGTALGNLLAALRAAGGTPADLARVTVYATDVAAYRAHARQLGAVWQRLAGRDYPAMAVVEVVRLWDERALVELDGFAVLP, from the coding sequence GTGACGACCGAGCGCGTCAACCCGCCCGCACTGTCCCCGCCCACGGGGTTCTCGCACGCCGTCGTCGCGACCGGTTCCCGCGTGGTGTTCCTCGCGGGCCAGACCGCCCTGGACGCCGACGGCAAGGTCACCGGCGACACCCTCCCCGAACAGTTCGGGACGGCGCTCGGCAACCTCCTCGCCGCCCTGCGCGCGGCCGGCGGCACCCCCGCGGACCTGGCCCGGGTCACGGTCTACGCCACGGACGTCGCCGCGTACCGCGCGCACGCCCGGCAACTGGGCGCCGTCTGGCAGCGCCTGGCGGGCCGTGACTATCCCGCGATGGCCGTCGTGGAGGTCGTACGGCTGTGGGACGAGCGGGCGCTGGTCGAGCTGGACGGGTTCGCCGTACTGCCGTAG
- a CDS encoding acyl-CoA dehydrogenase family protein, translated as MSAFSLGPEQTAWCAELRALAAGRLRQLADRGEPGRVNRPLLAELGRLGLLARLFGSGALDLCLMRESLAQACTEAETALALQGLGAHPVHAHGTPAQRGRWLPRVADGSAVAAFALSEPGAGSDAAALALAAEPDGGGWRLTGAKCWISNAPEADLYTVFARTTPGAGARGVTAFLVPAGRPGLTGGPLEMISPHPVGTLDFDAVPVTADDVLGEPDRGFAVAMGTLNLFRPSVGAFAVGMAQAALDATLAHTSRREAFQGRLMDLQAVSHQVAEMALRTEAARLMVYAAATAYDAGAADVPRRAAMAKLLATETAQYVVDTAVQLHGARALCRGHLLEHLYREVRAPRIYEGASEVQRGIIAKELYATAHKEAR; from the coding sequence GTGTCCGCATTCTCGCTCGGGCCGGAGCAGACCGCCTGGTGCGCCGAGCTGCGCGCCCTGGCCGCCGGCCGGCTGCGCCAGCTCGCCGACCGGGGCGAACCCGGCCGCGTCAACCGGCCGCTCCTCGCCGAACTGGGCCGGCTCGGCCTGCTCGCCCGGCTGTTCGGCTCCGGCGCGCTCGACCTGTGCCTGATGCGCGAGTCCCTCGCCCAGGCCTGCACCGAGGCCGAGACCGCCCTGGCCCTGCAGGGCCTGGGCGCCCACCCGGTGCACGCGCACGGCACCCCGGCCCAGCGCGGGCGCTGGCTGCCCCGGGTCGCCGACGGCAGCGCCGTCGCCGCCTTCGCGCTGAGCGAGCCCGGGGCCGGTTCGGACGCGGCGGCGCTGGCCCTCGCGGCCGAGCCCGACGGCGGCGGCTGGCGGCTCACCGGCGCCAAGTGCTGGATCTCCAACGCCCCCGAGGCCGACCTCTACACCGTGTTCGCCCGCACCACCCCGGGCGCCGGCGCCCGGGGCGTCACCGCATTCCTGGTCCCCGCCGGCCGGCCGGGACTCACCGGCGGCCCCCTGGAGATGATCTCCCCGCATCCCGTCGGCACCCTCGACTTCGACGCCGTACCCGTCACCGCCGACGACGTGCTCGGCGAGCCCGACCGCGGCTTCGCCGTCGCCATGGGCACCCTCAACCTCTTCCGCCCCAGCGTCGGCGCCTTCGCGGTCGGCATGGCCCAGGCCGCGCTGGACGCCACCCTCGCCCACACCAGCCGCCGCGAGGCGTTCCAGGGCCGGCTGATGGACCTCCAGGCCGTGTCCCACCAGGTCGCCGAGATGGCCCTGCGCACGGAGGCGGCCCGGCTGATGGTGTACGCGGCGGCCACGGCGTACGACGCGGGGGCCGCCGACGTCCCGCGGCGCGCCGCGATGGCCAAGCTGCTCGCCACCGAGACCGCGCAGTACGTCGTCGACACCGCGGTCCAACTGCACGGCGCCCGCGCCCTGTGCCGCGGCCACCTCCTCGAACACCTCTACCGCGAGGTACGCGCGCCCCGCATCTACGAGGGCGCCAGCGAGGTGCAGCGGGGCATCATCGCCAAGGAGCTGTACGCCACGGCACACAAGGAGGCCCGGTGA
- a CDS encoding AMP-binding protein, whose translation MHRSAHVDTFTRDHLPPPHTWPELRFDLPELRYPGRLNCAAQLLDHADPDRPVFRTPSGATWTYGELRARVDRIAHVLTTGLGVVPGNRVLLRGPTTPWLAACWLAVLKAGAVAVTVLAQQRPHELSTLCGIARVGHALCDIRAVDDLARARIPGLRITTYGGQAPDDLLRRPAPAASYPAVDTAADDVALIAFTSGTTGRPKGCMHFHRDVLATADTFSKHVLRPHEDDVFAGSPPLGFTFGLGGLVVFPLRAGASALLLEQAGPRKLLPAIAGHRVSVLFTAPTAYRAMLDDLHRYDLSSLRRCVSAGENLPAATWRAWHERTGLRLINGIGATELLHIFLSAADERTRPGTLGVPVPGWRARVQDAHGRPVPDGEPGLLAVRGPVGCRYLADPRQREYVRDGWNITGDTCVREADGYFRHVARADDMIISAGYNIAGPEVEDALLRHPDVAETAVVGRPDEARGQIAVAYTVLREGARRDPEALRAFLRGELAPYKCPREFVFLDALPRTATGKVQRFRLRTHVTSGDADDLK comes from the coding sequence ATGCATCGCTCGGCCCACGTCGACACGTTCACGCGCGACCATCTCCCGCCGCCGCACACCTGGCCCGAGCTGCGGTTCGACCTGCCGGAGCTGCGCTACCCCGGCCGGCTGAACTGTGCCGCCCAACTGCTGGACCACGCCGATCCGGACCGCCCGGTGTTCCGCACGCCGTCCGGTGCCACCTGGACGTACGGCGAGCTGCGGGCGCGCGTCGACCGCATCGCGCACGTCCTCACCACCGGCCTGGGCGTGGTCCCGGGCAACCGGGTCCTGCTGCGCGGCCCGACCACCCCCTGGCTCGCCGCCTGCTGGCTGGCCGTGCTGAAGGCGGGCGCGGTCGCGGTCACCGTGCTGGCCCAGCAGCGCCCGCACGAGCTGTCGACCCTGTGCGGGATCGCCCGGGTGGGACACGCGCTGTGCGACATACGGGCGGTGGACGACCTGGCGCGGGCCCGGATACCCGGGCTGCGCATCACCACGTACGGCGGACAGGCCCCCGACGACCTCCTGCGCCGCCCGGCGCCCGCCGCGTCGTACCCGGCGGTGGACACCGCCGCCGACGACGTCGCGCTGATCGCGTTCACCTCCGGTACGACGGGGCGCCCGAAGGGGTGCATGCACTTCCACCGGGATGTGCTGGCAACAGCCGACACCTTCTCGAAGCATGTGTTGCGCCCCCATGAGGACGACGTCTTCGCCGGCAGCCCCCCGCTCGGCTTCACGTTCGGCCTCGGCGGGCTGGTGGTCTTCCCCCTGCGGGCCGGTGCCAGCGCGCTCCTGCTGGAACAGGCGGGCCCCCGGAAGCTGCTCCCCGCGATCGCCGGACACCGGGTCTCGGTCCTGTTCACCGCGCCGACCGCCTACCGCGCCATGCTGGACGACCTGCACCGGTACGACCTGTCGTCCCTGCGGCGCTGCGTGTCGGCCGGTGAGAACCTGCCCGCGGCCACCTGGCGGGCCTGGCACGAACGCACGGGCCTGCGTCTGATCAACGGCATCGGCGCCACCGAGTTGCTGCACATCTTCCTCTCCGCCGCCGACGAGCGGACCAGACCCGGCACCCTGGGCGTCCCGGTCCCGGGCTGGCGGGCGCGCGTCCAGGACGCCCACGGCAGGCCCGTGCCCGACGGCGAGCCCGGTCTGCTCGCGGTGCGCGGCCCGGTCGGCTGCCGTTATCTCGCCGACCCGCGGCAGCGGGAGTACGTACGGGACGGCTGGAACATCACCGGAGACACGTGCGTCCGTGAGGCCGACGGGTACTTCCGCCATGTGGCCCGCGCCGACGACATGATCATCTCCGCCGGGTACAACATCGCGGGCCCGGAGGTGGAGGACGCGCTGCTGCGCCATCCGGACGTGGCCGAGACGGCGGTCGTCGGCCGCCCCGACGAGGCCCGCGGTCAGATCGCGGTGGCCTACACCGTGCTGCGCGAGGGGGCCAGGCGCGACCCGGAGGCACTGCGCGCCTTCCTCCGCGGCGAACTGGCGCCCTACAAATGCCCGCGCGAGTTCGTCTTCCTCGACGCGCTGCCCCGCACGGCCACCGGCAAGGTGCAGCGGTTCCGGCTGCGCACCCACGTGACCAGCGGCGATGCCGACGACCTAAAATGA
- a CDS encoding PaaX family transcriptional regulator — translation MINVPEQHAPRSLIVTLYGAYGRFVPGPVPVAELIRLLAAVGVDAPSVRSSVSRLKRRGLLLPARTASGAAGYELSVEAIQLLDDGDRRIYASAPFEDEGWVLAVFSVPESERQKRHVLRSRLARLGFGAAAPGVWIAPARLYEETEHTLRRLRLDPYVDFFRGDHLGFAPTGEAVARWWDLAAIAKEHERFLDTHAPVLHAWRRRTGTPPEEAYRDYLLVLDSWRHLPYTDPGLPARLLPADWPGVRSAEVFRGLHERLRDAGAEFAGL, via the coding sequence ATGATCAACGTGCCTGAGCAACACGCCCCCCGGTCCCTCATCGTCACGCTCTACGGCGCGTACGGCCGCTTCGTGCCCGGCCCGGTACCCGTCGCGGAGCTGATCCGGCTGCTGGCCGCGGTAGGGGTGGACGCGCCCTCCGTACGGTCCTCGGTGTCCCGGCTCAAACGGCGCGGCCTGCTGCTGCCGGCCCGCACCGCGTCCGGCGCCGCCGGGTACGAACTGTCCGTCGAGGCGATCCAGTTGCTGGACGACGGCGACCGGCGCATCTACGCCTCCGCGCCCTTCGAGGACGAGGGCTGGGTGCTCGCGGTGTTCTCGGTGCCCGAGTCGGAGCGGCAGAAGCGGCACGTGCTGCGCTCCCGGCTGGCCCGGCTGGGGTTCGGCGCGGCGGCCCCGGGGGTGTGGATCGCCCCGGCGCGGCTGTACGAGGAGACGGAGCACACCCTGCGCCGACTGCGTCTGGATCCGTACGTGGACTTCTTCCGCGGCGACCACCTGGGCTTCGCGCCGACCGGTGAGGCGGTGGCCCGCTGGTGGGACCTGGCCGCGATCGCCAAGGAGCACGAACGGTTCCTGGACACGCACGCGCCGGTGCTGCACGCCTGGCGGCGGCGCACCGGCACCCCGCCCGAGGAGGCCTACCGGGACTACCTCCTCGTCCTGGACTCCTGGCGCCACCTCCCCTACACCGACCCGGGCCTGCCCGCCCGGCTGCTGCCCGCCGACTGGCCGGGTGTCCGCTCGGCGGAGGTCTTCCGGGGCCTGCACGAGAGGCTGCGGGACGCGGGCGCGGAGTTCGCGGGGCTGTGA
- a CDS encoding bifunctional salicylyl-CoA 5-hydroxylase/oxidoreductase, producing the protein MPTPDAPARGARESARAATDGPRPAATGERPARIAVVGGGPGGLYAAALLKRRDPARQVTVWERNAPDDTFGFGVVLSDETLGGMEHADPVVHEALSRDFTRWDDIDVVHRGVRHRSGGHGFAALGRRRLLEILHARCHSLGVRIDFRTEAPHPDVLSAGHDLVIAADGVHSTVRAAYAHVFRPHVAEHHCRYLWLAADLPFDAFRFEVAETEHGVMQLHGYPYAADASTVIVEMREEVWRAAGFDDITPRESVERCAKIFTDALGGRPLRSHRPAWTTFRTVVNEHWSHRNVVLLGDAAHTAHFSIGSGTKLAVEDAVALVACLEEHPDVPRALAAYEEERKPVVASTQRAARASLEWFENLRLYLHQPPRQFAFNLLTRSRRVTHDNLRLRDDRFTETVEREFGCPPGTPPMFTPFRLRGLTLRNRVVVSPMDLYSATDGLPGDLHLVHLGARALGGAGLVMTEMACVSEQGRITPGCAGLYTGRQGEAWRRVTEFVHTRAPGTAIGVQLGHSGRKGSTKRMWEGMDEPLPDGNWPLLAASPLPYRPGSQVPRQLSRAQLTDVREQFAAAAWRAARAGFDLLELHCAHGYLLSGFLSPLTNRRTDAYGGTLERRLRFPLEVFDAVRAVWPAERPMTVRISATDWAEGGTTAEDAVEIARAFAAHGADALDVSTGQVVAEERPEFGRSYQTPFADRIRHEVRVPVIAVGAISSWDDVNSLILAGRADLCALARPHLYDPHWTLHAAAEQGYEGPGAGWPAPYRAGSRPPRTGRTDIPGPRLPLGG; encoded by the coding sequence ATGCCGACCCCGGACGCGCCGGCCCGAGGGGCGCGGGAGAGCGCGCGAGCGGCCACGGACGGCCCGCGGCCGGCGGCGACGGGCGAGCGCCCCGCGCGCATAGCGGTCGTCGGCGGCGGCCCCGGCGGCCTCTACGCCGCGGCCCTGCTCAAACGCCGCGACCCGGCACGGCAGGTCACCGTCTGGGAACGCAACGCCCCCGACGACACCTTCGGCTTCGGCGTCGTCCTGTCGGACGAGACCCTGGGCGGCATGGAGCACGCGGACCCCGTCGTCCACGAGGCCCTCAGCCGGGACTTCACCCGCTGGGACGACATCGACGTCGTGCACCGGGGCGTACGGCACCGCTCGGGCGGGCACGGATTCGCGGCACTGGGACGGCGCCGGCTCCTGGAGATCCTGCACGCCCGCTGCCACTCCCTCGGCGTGCGGATCGACTTCCGTACCGAGGCCCCGCACCCGGACGTCCTGTCCGCCGGACACGACCTCGTCATCGCGGCCGACGGAGTCCACAGCACCGTTCGCGCGGCCTACGCCCATGTGTTCCGCCCACATGTGGCCGAACACCACTGCCGCTACCTGTGGCTGGCCGCCGACCTCCCCTTCGACGCCTTCCGCTTCGAGGTCGCCGAGACCGAGCACGGCGTGATGCAACTGCACGGCTACCCGTACGCGGCGGACGCCTCCACCGTCATCGTCGAGATGCGCGAAGAGGTCTGGCGGGCGGCGGGATTCGACGACATCACCCCCCGGGAATCCGTCGAACGCTGTGCCAAGATCTTCACCGACGCGCTCGGCGGCCGGCCCCTGCGCTCCCACAGGCCGGCCTGGACCACCTTCCGCACGGTGGTCAACGAGCACTGGTCGCACCGCAACGTCGTCCTCCTCGGCGACGCCGCCCACACCGCCCACTTCTCCATCGGCTCCGGCACCAAACTCGCCGTGGAGGACGCCGTGGCCCTCGTGGCCTGCCTGGAGGAACACCCGGACGTCCCCAGGGCCCTGGCGGCCTACGAGGAGGAGCGCAAGCCCGTCGTCGCCTCCACCCAGCGGGCCGCCCGGGCCAGCCTGGAGTGGTTCGAGAACCTGCGGCTGTACCTGCACCAGCCGCCCCGCCAGTTCGCCTTCAACCTCCTCACCCGCAGCCGCCGCGTCACCCACGACAACCTCCGCCTGCGCGACGACCGCTTCACCGAGACCGTCGAGCGCGAGTTCGGCTGCCCGCCCGGCACGCCCCCGATGTTCACCCCGTTCCGGCTGCGCGGCCTGACCCTGCGCAACCGGGTCGTCGTGTCACCGATGGACCTGTACTCCGCCACCGACGGCCTCCCCGGCGACCTCCACCTCGTCCACCTGGGCGCCCGCGCCCTCGGCGGGGCCGGCCTGGTGATGACCGAGATGGCGTGCGTCAGCGAACAGGGCCGCATCACTCCCGGCTGCGCCGGCCTCTACACCGGGCGGCAGGGCGAGGCCTGGCGGCGCGTCACGGAATTCGTGCACACCCGGGCACCGGGCACCGCGATCGGCGTGCAACTCGGGCACTCCGGCCGCAAGGGGTCCACGAAGCGGATGTGGGAGGGCATGGACGAGCCGCTGCCCGACGGCAACTGGCCGCTCCTGGCCGCCTCGCCGCTGCCGTACCGGCCCGGCAGCCAGGTACCGCGCCAGCTCTCGCGCGCCCAGCTCACCGACGTGCGCGAGCAGTTCGCCGCCGCCGCCTGGCGGGCCGCCCGGGCCGGCTTCGACCTGCTCGAACTGCACTGCGCCCACGGCTATCTGCTCTCCGGCTTCCTCTCCCCGCTCACCAACCGGCGCACCGACGCCTACGGCGGCACGCTGGAGCGACGGCTGCGGTTCCCGCTGGAGGTCTTCGACGCCGTACGCGCGGTGTGGCCGGCGGAACGGCCCATGACGGTCCGGATCTCGGCCACCGACTGGGCGGAGGGCGGGACGACGGCCGAGGACGCCGTCGAGATCGCCCGGGCCTTCGCCGCGCACGGCGCCGACGCCCTCGACGTCTCCACCGGGCAGGTGGTGGCCGAGGAACGGCCGGAGTTCGGGCGGTCGTACCAGACGCCGTTCGCCGACCGCATCCGGCACGAGGTGCGCGTCCCGGTGATCGCGGTCGGCGCGATCTCCTCCTGGGACGACGTCAACTCCCTGATCCTCGCCGGGCGGGCGGACCTGTGCGCACTGGCCCGCCCTCATCTGTACGACCCGCACTGGACCCTGCACGCGGCGGCCGAGCAGGGGTACGAGGGCCCCGGCGCCGGCTGGCCCGCCCCCTACCGCGCGGGCAGCCGGCCCCCGCGCACGGGCCGCACCGACATCCCCGGGCCCCGCCTGCCGCTCGGCGGCTGA